The nucleotide window GGCCATCTGGGTGTCGTAGACGGGCCGTTCGACGGAGCGGAGCACCCCGATGGGCGTGTGGTGCAGCGTGTCCGGGTCGGCCAGCCGGGAGAGGGCGAAGGCCGTGGTCGGGGACGCGGAGTGGGCGTCGTGGACCAGGATCCGCGACTCGTTGTCGGGCGTGACGGTGACGACCGACAGATCGCCGGTCCGCTCGTCCCGCACGACCCCCCGGGCGCGGTCGGCGCCGAACCGGATCTGCTCGCCGTGCTCCAGCCGGATCACGGCCTCCTCGGCCTGCTGCCGGTCCTTGAGGACCTCGAAGGCGCCGTCGTTGAAGATGTTGCAGTTCTGGTAGATCTCCACGAGCGCGGTGCCCGGGTGCGCGGCGGCCTGCCGCAGCACCTCGGTCAGATGCTTGCGGTCGGAGTCGACGGTCCGGGCGACGAAGGACGCCTCCGCCCCGATCGCCAGCGACACCGGGTTGAAGGGCGCGTCCAGCGACCCCATCGGCGTCGACTTGGTGATCTTCCCGACCTCGGAGGTGGGGGAGTACTGGCCCTTCGTCAGCCCGTAGATGCGGTTGTTGAAGAGCAGGATCTTGAGGTTGACGTTCCGGCGTAGGGCGTGGATGAGGTGGTTGCCGCCGATGGAGAGGGCGTCG belongs to Streptomyces graminofaciens and includes:
- a CDS encoding 2-oxoacid:ferredoxin oxidoreductase subunit beta, which gives rise to MAETSTEGQGTVEALSLVPKAEARQSMKDFKSDQEVRWCPGCGDYAILAAVQGFMPELGLARENIVFVSGIGCSSRFPYYMNTYGMHSIHGRAPAIATGLATSRRDLSVWVVTGDGDALSIGGNHLIHALRRNVNLKILLFNNRIYGLTKGQYSPTSEVGKITKSTPMGSLDAPFNPVSLAIGAEASFVARTVDSDRKHLTEVLRQAAAHPGTALVEIYQNCNIFNDGAFEVLKDRQQAEEAVIRLEHGEQIRFGADRARGVVRDERTGDLSVVTVTPDNESRILVHDAHSASPTTAFALSRLADPDTLHHTPIGVLRSVERPVYDTQMADQLDAAIEQNGKGDLSALLTGGDTWTVVG